In Leptospira congkakensis, one DNA window encodes the following:
- a CDS encoding TolC family protein has product MKRIIITSIFLFTFSCIPALLERDKEDLKLPDEFSNWESSEKSEKLANQIWKEFFKESQLVELIDVAIENNQELAILEQEINISNNEVFARQGEYLPKLSLQADGGSEQKERFSTPNANSPTLFAHGGLVMSWEIDIWKKLRNATKSAYLRYLAGIEGKRYVVTNLVAEITDTYFELIALDNQLSLVENYIEVLTKVKEIVVLQREAGRTTSLAVKRFEAEVSKNLARKYDIVQRIAITENRLNFLLGRFPEKITRKSGDFLDITLPEIQKSVPVDLLENRPDIKQATLILESRKLDVEVARAKFYPSLMIDGNIGYEAFNSKHFKGTPVSLAYGLGGGIIAPLINRKAIEANYATANNMQIQALYNYEVSLLKAFTEVTNQIVKINNLNQKFEAKTKQVLNLKESVEISNILFKAGRIDYIDVLFTQRDFLEAQIEVYELKYSLLESNVGLYKALGGGWRGQKEPEGERKTSNF; this is encoded by the coding sequence ATGAAACGAATTATCATTACCTCAATATTTTTATTCACATTCTCTTGTATTCCCGCTCTTTTAGAAAGAGACAAAGAGGATTTAAAACTTCCTGATGAATTTTCAAATTGGGAAAGTTCCGAAAAATCGGAGAAGTTGGCAAATCAAATTTGGAAGGAATTTTTCAAAGAATCACAGTTAGTCGAACTCATTGACGTGGCGATTGAAAACAACCAGGAACTAGCCATCTTAGAACAAGAGATTAACATTTCTAACAATGAAGTGTTTGCAAGACAAGGGGAATACCTTCCCAAATTATCCCTCCAGGCTGACGGTGGAAGCGAACAAAAAGAACGGTTTAGTACACCAAATGCAAATTCCCCTACTCTCTTTGCCCACGGTGGCCTTGTGATGAGTTGGGAAATTGATATTTGGAAAAAATTAAGAAATGCAACTAAATCAGCTTATCTTCGTTATCTGGCTGGAATCGAAGGAAAACGATATGTTGTCACTAACTTGGTAGCCGAAATTACGGATACTTATTTTGAACTGATCGCCCTCGACAACCAACTCAGCTTGGTAGAGAACTATATTGAAGTACTAACCAAAGTCAAAGAGATTGTTGTTCTCCAAAGGGAGGCTGGTCGAACAACCTCACTCGCCGTAAAACGTTTTGAAGCAGAAGTTTCTAAAAACTTAGCGCGAAAGTATGATATCGTCCAAAGAATCGCCATCACTGAAAACCGTTTGAACTTTTTACTTGGAAGGTTCCCAGAAAAAATCACAAGAAAGTCTGGAGATTTTTTAGATATCACACTTCCTGAAATTCAAAAATCAGTTCCTGTTGATCTTTTAGAAAATCGACCAGACATCAAACAAGCTACCTTGATTTTAGAATCTAGAAAATTGGATGTCGAAGTGGCTCGAGCCAAGTTTTATCCTTCACTTATGATTGATGGAAACATTGGATATGAAGCTTTTAATTCTAAACATTTTAAAGGAACACCTGTATCGTTAGCTTATGGTTTAGGTGGTGGAATCATTGCCCCACTCATCAACAGAAAAGCCATTGAAGCAAACTATGCAACTGCAAACAATATGCAGATCCAAGCTTTATACAATTATGAAGTATCACTCCTGAAAGCTTTTACAGAAGTCACCAACCAAATTGTAAAAATAAACAATTTAAATCAAAAGTTTGAAGCAAAAACCAAACAAGTATTAAACCTAAAAGAATCCGTAGAAATTTCTAACATTCTTTTCAAAGCTGGCCGCATCGACTACATCGATGTTTTATTCACACAACGCGATTTCTTAGAAGCTCAAATCGAAGTATATGAATTAAAATACAGCTTATTAGAGTCTAACGTTGGTTTGTATAAAGCACTTGGTGGCGGTTGGAGAGGTCAAAAAGAACCGGAAGGGGAAAGAAAAACGAGTAACTTCTAA
- a CDS encoding NuoI/complex I 23 kDa subunit family protein — protein sequence MGTVNVVNVAKKHQFSWYEKFYFWSIGKGLWITLKHFIKVALFNQQVTIEYPDKKRQYSTRFRGMHSMKRDEKGRERCTACFCCMWICPANAIHIEAAEVPSERQHLHPEDKFAKKFEINLLRCIFCGLCEEACPKGAIYLDGTGEMAADNREDLFLTKERMMEKTGGPILGQRN from the coding sequence TTGGGAACCGTTAATGTAGTCAACGTCGCCAAAAAACATCAGTTTTCTTGGTATGAGAAATTCTATTTTTGGTCCATAGGTAAAGGCCTTTGGATCACACTGAAACATTTCATTAAGGTAGCTTTGTTCAACCAACAAGTAACCATTGAATACCCTGATAAAAAACGTCAGTATTCCACTCGGTTTCGCGGTATGCACTCGATGAAACGAGATGAAAAAGGGCGTGAAAGATGTACTGCATGTTTTTGTTGTATGTGGATTTGTCCTGCCAATGCGATTCATATCGAAGCAGCAGAAGTGCCTTCCGAACGACAACACCTCCATCCAGAAGATAAGTTTGCTAAGAAGTTTGAAATCAACTTACTACGTTGTATTTTCTGTGGTCTTTGTGAAGAAGCCTGTCCTAAAGGTGCGATTTACCTAGATGGAACTGGGGAAATGGCTGCTGACAACCGTGAAGATTTATTTTTAACCAAAGAAAGAATGATGGAAAAAACCGGCGGCCCTATTCTCGGCCAAAGGAATTAA
- a CDS encoding response regulator translates to MNRPKVYKVLLLEDDESSAKLLLHTLERYNFDITHVVDGMSGLTKIRNNTYDLVISDVNMPYLDGISFLEKGKEMLKTTPVIMLTAVGEKDQVRRAALSHVTAYLLKPIANQALLEKIAQVLQLKPENIIDKKEFPLVINVSELSISQMLLEIKGCPGKKALEEIYDRFMLSLGGRGTFTNLRINLDNTFFYEVRSLQVLDDLIAKILKQTNIRASSLFLDSEFFNNHVVDLQPYSYLSEVNIISK, encoded by the coding sequence ATGAATCGTCCAAAAGTTTATAAAGTCCTTTTACTCGAAGATGATGAAAGTAGTGCAAAATTACTATTACATACTTTGGAAAGATACAACTTTGATATCACACATGTTGTGGATGGGATGTCAGGCCTTACCAAAATCAGAAACAATACTTATGATTTGGTGATTAGCGATGTCAATATGCCTTATCTCGATGGGATTAGTTTTTTAGAGAAGGGGAAAGAGATGTTGAAGACGACGCCCGTCATCATGTTGACCGCAGTGGGTGAAAAAGACCAAGTGCGAAGAGCAGCTCTCAGCCATGTTACCGCTTATCTTTTGAAACCGATTGCAAACCAAGCCCTTCTCGAAAAAATCGCACAAGTATTGCAGCTAAAACCAGAGAACATCATTGATAAAAAAGAATTTCCTTTGGTGATCAATGTCTCTGAACTTTCCATTTCGCAAATGCTTTTGGAGATTAAGGGTTGTCCGGGTAAAAAAGCCTTAGAGGAGATCTATGACCGGTTTATGTTATCTCTTGGAGGCCGAGGAACATTCACCAATTTGAGAATCAATCTCGATAACACCTTCTTCTATGAAGTTCGATCCTTACAAGTTTTGGATGATCTCATTGCAAAAATACTCAAACAGACCAATATCCGTGCAAGTTCCTTGTTTTTAGATTCGGAGTTCTTCAATAATCATGTAGTGGATTTACAGCCGTACTCCTATCTTTCCGAGGTAAACATAATTTCAAAATGA
- a CDS encoding TIR domain-containing protein, protein MNRLDEINLKKLKLLNSHIEDALKNPTSRYFDFGIYLKYFEEFEILRDYFKGNYSDLLLDLENKSKPESSKTTDFEGRGFLRRQVIIDLNKDIQKIISRSEFFETDSSKATQLTNNSQKIFISHGKSKDWIELQNFLTHQSRLETIELSQQANLGRTILQKLNEESKKCNYAIIVMSGDDTDPDGKAKARENVIHEIGFFQGTYGLDRVCILYEEGTSIPSNISGVVYIPYKHDEIKNTFLDLQKELKAAGF, encoded by the coding sequence ATGAATCGATTAGATGAAATAAACTTAAAAAAATTAAAGCTACTTAATAGCCACATTGAAGACGCACTAAAAAATCCAACATCGCGTTATTTCGATTTCGGAATTTATCTTAAATATTTTGAAGAATTTGAAATTCTTAGAGATTATTTCAAAGGAAATTATTCAGATCTGCTTTTAGATTTAGAAAATAAAAGTAAACCAGAATCCTCGAAAACTACTGATTTCGAAGGCAGAGGATTTCTACGACGTCAGGTGATAATCGATTTAAACAAAGACATTCAAAAAATAATTTCTAGGTCAGAATTTTTTGAAACAGATTCATCAAAAGCTACTCAACTAACTAATAATTCTCAAAAGATTTTTATTTCTCATGGAAAAAGTAAAGATTGGATAGAGTTGCAAAACTTCCTTACGCACCAATCACGCCTTGAAACCATTGAACTTTCACAGCAAGCAAATTTAGGAAGAACTATTCTACAAAAACTAAATGAAGAATCAAAAAAATGTAATTATGCAATTATTGTAATGAGTGGAGACGATACTGACCCTGATGGAAAAGCAAAAGCACGTGAAAATGTAATCCATGAAATCGGTTTTTTTCAAGGAACATACGGACTTGATAGAGTTTGTATACTCTACGAAGAAGGCACATCAATCCCAAGTAATATTTCTGGCGTAGTCTATATTCCATATAAACATGATGAAATTAAAAATACATTTTTAGATCTTCAAAAAGAATTAAAAGCAGCCGGATTTTAA
- a CDS encoding acetyl-CoA C-acetyltransferase, which yields MGNSYIIDAVRTPRGKGKKRGTLASVHPQELAAATLKAIQSRTGIDPKTVEEVVMGCVSQVADQAACIARYAVMAAHWPKDVPGYTVNRFCGSGLQALNNVANHVGSGAMELGVGGGVESMSRVKMGDDMIGRDFNVGNDKIAAHYNLVPQGISADLIATKYDISREEADRFAESSQQKAHAAIQNGYFKKSVIPITLDDGTVVTEEENPRLESDYAFLSSLGPVFKTIGEKELDAIALRSYPEVTKINHIHTLGNSSGIVDGAAAILVTNDDGLKKYGLKPRAKILATVATGEDPTIMLTGPVSASQKALKQAGLSVKDIDLWEINEAFASVVLYVKKTLGIDESKINVNGGAIALGHPLGATGAILTGTVLDELERRDLRYGLITLCIGGGMGIATIIERLK from the coding sequence ATGGGGAATTCCTATATTATTGATGCTGTCCGAACTCCGAGAGGAAAGGGCAAAAAACGCGGGACACTTGCATCCGTCCACCCACAAGAATTAGCTGCTGCCACATTAAAAGCCATCCAATCACGTACCGGAATTGATCCAAAAACGGTTGAAGAAGTTGTAATGGGTTGTGTATCCCAAGTTGCTGACCAAGCTGCATGTATCGCGCGTTATGCGGTTATGGCTGCTCATTGGCCAAAAGATGTTCCAGGTTATACTGTGAACCGATTTTGTGGATCTGGATTACAAGCCCTCAACAACGTAGCAAACCATGTTGGTTCTGGAGCGATGGAACTCGGAGTTGGTGGTGGAGTTGAATCCATGAGCCGTGTGAAAATGGGTGATGATATGATTGGTCGTGATTTTAACGTTGGTAACGATAAAATTGCTGCACATTACAACCTAGTTCCACAAGGTATTTCTGCTGACTTAATCGCAACTAAGTATGATATTTCTCGCGAAGAAGCAGATCGTTTTGCAGAATCTTCACAACAAAAAGCACATGCTGCCATTCAAAACGGATACTTTAAAAAATCTGTGATCCCAATTACTTTGGATGATGGAACTGTAGTGACGGAAGAAGAAAACCCACGTTTGGAATCTGATTATGCATTCCTTTCTAGCCTTGGTCCTGTATTCAAAACTATTGGTGAAAAAGAATTGGATGCTATTGCATTACGTTCTTATCCAGAAGTAACAAAAATCAATCACATCCATACCCTTGGAAACTCCTCTGGTATTGTTGATGGTGCTGCTGCGATCTTAGTTACCAATGATGATGGTTTAAAAAAATACGGTTTGAAACCACGTGCAAAAATTCTTGCAACAGTGGCAACTGGTGAAGATCCAACAATCATGTTAACTGGTCCTGTTTCTGCTTCTCAAAAAGCTTTGAAACAAGCTGGTCTTAGTGTAAAAGATATTGATCTTTGGGAAATCAACGAAGCATTCGCATCTGTAGTGTTATACGTAAAGAAAACACTCGGAATTGATGAATCCAAAATCAATGTTAACGGAGGAGCAATTGCTCTTGGACACCCACTCGGAGCAACAGGTGCGATTCTTACTGGAACCGTTCTTGACGAGTTGGAAAGAAGAGACCTTCGTTACGGACTCATCACTCTTTGTATCGGTGGCGGTATGGGTATCGCTACGATCATTGAAAGATTGAAGTAA
- a CDS encoding 2Fe-2S iron-sulfur cluster-binding protein: MVKIKIDGLEYEVDEKKNLIDATKEVGVEIPYFCYHPALSIVGMCRMCLIEIEGVPRLQAACNTPVKEGMGIVTKSDRVKEARAGTMEFLLANHPLDCPVCDKAGECRLQDNAFGSGSGHSRFEFDKRNIPQEEIGTNLIINHNRCIVCYRCVRFEEEKVGQSNLGLFERGNHSIIGLAKSEPIDHNYQGALADICPVGALLNNKTLFKSRVWWYKSQKSVCHGCSTGCNVTTNVRDNKMYRYMVRENYDQGMFFLCDKGRFDLDWMHQNRLHSYLEAGNPSTSKEVISKIADRMKSAKSIAVLGGAHESNESLEALKKGFDLVSRELGGKSIQWESRVTDAQNKDTEQVDFLLTKDNHPNTRGAVDLGITTTSGVSGIISAVKSGAIDLVILIKESIPEGLDSSKVISFDTNLTDAAKNASLAAPIQIFAESAGSFTNKTGLKQNFEQSLNPIKGLSSAAGVVDLILQKLTEKVEASVGNR; encoded by the coding sequence TTGGTTAAGATAAAGATAGACGGACTCGAATACGAAGTCGACGAAAAGAAAAACCTCATCGATGCCACAAAAGAAGTCGGAGTCGAAATCCCTTACTTTTGTTATCACCCAGCACTCAGCATAGTCGGTATGTGCCGCATGTGCCTTATCGAAATTGAAGGTGTTCCACGTTTACAAGCAGCTTGTAATACTCCCGTAAAAGAAGGAATGGGTATTGTTACTAAATCAGACCGAGTGAAAGAAGCTCGAGCTGGTACTATGGAATTCCTTCTCGCGAATCACCCGTTAGATTGTCCAGTTTGTGATAAAGCTGGTGAATGTCGTTTGCAAGATAACGCATTTGGTTCCGGTTCTGGACATTCCAGATTTGAATTTGATAAACGAAATATTCCTCAAGAAGAGATTGGAACCAATCTCATCATCAATCATAATCGTTGTATAGTTTGTTATCGTTGCGTTCGTTTTGAAGAAGAAAAAGTTGGTCAGTCCAATCTTGGTCTTTTTGAACGAGGAAACCATTCCATCATTGGTCTTGCTAAATCAGAACCCATTGATCACAACTATCAAGGTGCTTTGGCAGATATTTGTCCCGTGGGTGCCCTACTAAATAACAAAACATTGTTTAAGTCGCGTGTTTGGTGGTATAAATCACAAAAGTCGGTATGCCACGGTTGTTCCACAGGTTGTAATGTAACAACGAATGTACGAGACAATAAAATGTATCGTTATATGGTTCGCGAAAACTATGACCAAGGTATGTTTTTCCTTTGTGATAAAGGAAGATTTGATTTGGATTGGATGCATCAAAATCGTCTCCATAGTTATTTGGAAGCGGGAAATCCTTCCACTTCTAAAGAGGTTATTTCGAAAATTGCAGACCGAATGAAATCAGCAAAATCGATTGCCGTTCTTGGTGGTGCTCATGAATCCAATGAATCTTTGGAAGCCTTAAAAAAAGGTTTTGATTTAGTTTCACGCGAGTTAGGTGGTAAATCCATCCAATGGGAATCACGTGTTACTGATGCACAAAACAAAGATACCGAACAAGTGGATTTTTTACTCACAAAAGACAACCACCCCAATACAAGAGGGGCAGTCGATTTAGGTATCACAACCACTTCAGGAGTTTCTGGAATCATTAGTGCCGTTAAGTCCGGTGCGATTGATTTAGTGATTCTTATCAAAGAATCAATCCCAGAAGGTTTGGATTCATCAAAAGTCATTTCTTTTGATACCAATTTGACGGATGCAGCAAAGAACGCAAGTTTGGCGGCACCGATTCAAATTTTTGCAGAATCTGCAGGTAGTTTTACCAATAAAACTGGTCTCAAACAAAACTTTGAACAGTCTTTGAATCCTATCAAGGGACTTTCAAGTGCTGCTGGTGTTGTGGATTTGATTTTACAGAAGTTAACTGAAAAAGTGGAGGCATCTGTTGGGAACCGTTAA
- a CDS encoding Zn-ribbon domain-containing OB-fold protein: MSVTQTFPGTSCNQCNFKVAEVLDGCPSCGSESTEKVDLKENGTIHSFTVVYVGFGHMASRAPYVLAIVQTEENVKLTTVIEGVTDFSTVKIGDKVRFKGIDEKIGPVFQY; this comes from the coding sequence ATGAGCGTAACACAAACATTCCCTGGCACATCTTGTAACCAATGTAACTTCAAAGTCGCGGAAGTTTTAGATGGTTGTCCGTCCTGTGGGAGTGAATCCACTGAAAAAGTGGATTTGAAAGAGAATGGAACCATCCATTCCTTTACAGTTGTATATGTTGGATTTGGACATATGGCAAGCCGTGCCCCTTACGTTCTGGCAATTGTACAAACAGAAGAAAATGTAAAACTCACTACTGTCATTGAGGGTGTTACAGATTTTAGCACGGTTAAAATTGGAGATAAGGTTCGATTCAAAGGTATCGACGAGAAGATTGGCCCTGTATTTCAATATTAG
- a CDS encoding ATP-binding protein, giving the protein MSIHNDPIINNEFVNLKGEWKFFWNESKNPNQLQNLETESETILVPSSWNQKIIDGKKLGSTGYATYYLQVKIPENWKNKVLLLRADYHAGAYELFVNGLLSQSVGMFGTKKETSKNVHAPSIGYIYSDSEILNIVIHESNFEHRVGGIGRQIYLGFPKAINSISNERRVSDLFSISVLFIISLYYFFYFLIRNSDKSSLIFSILCFFLLIRALVQNEQILREYFPNGNYKLFLLIEYSAMYFAPSLAIHFFSLPIESRFKNKIIISCYTISISYFIYALIVDTLSISNTVLHFQYIVLILSLFSIGLNVLAITKKIKHSWLSLGSMFVALVTIIIDMLIIQEKIQIPFTASYGLIFMILTQGIILAVRHSEAFSTNEQLTNELTLFNENLENKVNERTIELNLAIEQMEKSVKARNDFLANMSHEIRTPMNIISGMAELLDESELKPEQKEYVSIFNIANKTLLNVLNDVLDLSKLEQGFLSIDTHEFRIDHLLNDLNKIFQFKTKGTLLTFDIQIEKDVPLLVKGDSNRISQILFNLLSNAFKFTNDGKVSLSLSLENNQYFVFTVKDTGIGMTEEKISNLFIRFYQAHDSNQIFQRGTGLGLAISKKLVELMNGNIAVKSTLGMGSEFVFKIPLLISTSAILENSQLKQSKEQFHNLKVLIVDDVQENLLIVKKFLEKEVFRISLSSGGYEAVTIFDENLFDIVLMDIQMPTLNGFELLKIFRKIDADRFKFTPIIAFTANVTLEEQREIEEAGFNGFLSKPVSKKDIFDKFIEVLR; this is encoded by the coding sequence TTGTCGATTCATAATGACCCAATTATTAATAATGAATTCGTAAATTTAAAAGGTGAATGGAAATTTTTTTGGAACGAATCTAAAAATCCAAACCAACTACAAAATTTAGAAACCGAATCAGAAACCATTTTAGTTCCCAGCTCTTGGAATCAAAAAATAATTGATGGGAAAAAATTAGGCAGCACCGGATATGCAACTTATTACCTCCAAGTTAAAATACCAGAAAATTGGAAAAATAAAGTTTTATTACTAAGAGCAGATTACCATGCGGGTGCTTATGAATTATTTGTTAACGGATTACTATCACAATCAGTGGGGATGTTCGGAACAAAGAAAGAAACTTCGAAAAATGTTCATGCACCTTCGATAGGATATATTTATTCGGATTCGGAAATTCTAAACATTGTTATCCATGAATCTAATTTTGAACATAGGGTAGGAGGAATTGGTAGACAAATATATCTTGGTTTTCCAAAAGCAATTAATTCAATTTCAAACGAACGAAGAGTTTCGGATCTATTTTCAATTAGTGTTCTATTTATTATCAGTTTATATTATTTTTTCTATTTTTTAATTAGAAATTCAGATAAGTCTAGTTTGATCTTTTCAATTTTATGCTTTTTCTTACTAATAAGAGCATTAGTTCAAAATGAACAAATTTTACGGGAATATTTTCCGAATGGAAATTATAAACTTTTTTTACTAATTGAGTATAGTGCGATGTATTTTGCACCAAGTTTAGCAATTCATTTTTTCTCTTTACCAATCGAATCTAGATTTAAAAATAAAATCATAATTTCTTGTTATACAATTTCTATAAGCTACTTTATTTACGCATTAATAGTTGATACTTTATCAATTTCAAATACAGTATTACATTTTCAATATATTGTATTAATTTTGAGCCTATTTTCTATCGGACTCAATGTTCTTGCGATAACCAAAAAGATAAAACATTCTTGGTTATCATTAGGCAGTATGTTCGTCGCTTTAGTCACTATCATAATTGATATGTTAATTATTCAGGAGAAAATACAAATACCATTTACCGCTTCTTATGGTTTAATTTTTATGATTCTTACTCAAGGAATCATATTAGCAGTCAGACACTCTGAAGCGTTTAGCACAAATGAACAACTTACAAATGAATTAACTTTGTTCAATGAAAACCTAGAAAATAAGGTGAATGAAAGAACAATTGAATTAAATTTAGCAATCGAACAAATGGAAAAGTCCGTTAAAGCTAGAAATGATTTTTTAGCAAATATGAGCCATGAAATTCGGACTCCAATGAACATAATCTCAGGTATGGCAGAGTTACTTGATGAATCAGAATTAAAACCTGAACAAAAAGAATATGTATCCATTTTCAATATAGCCAATAAAACATTATTAAACGTTCTTAATGACGTCTTAGACTTATCAAAATTAGAACAAGGATTTCTATCGATTGATACACATGAATTTAGAATTGATCATTTATTGAATGATTTAAATAAAATTTTCCAATTCAAAACTAAAGGAACTCTGTTAACATTTGATATACAAATTGAAAAAGATGTTCCTTTGCTTGTTAAAGGTGATTCAAATAGAATTTCTCAAATTTTGTTTAATTTGCTGAGTAATGCATTTAAGTTTACGAATGATGGAAAAGTTAGTTTATCACTTAGCTTAGAAAATAATCAGTATTTTGTTTTTACAGTCAAAGATACTGGTATTGGTATGACTGAGGAAAAAATTAGTAACTTATTTATAAGATTTTACCAAGCTCATGATTCGAATCAAATTTTTCAAAGAGGCACGGGATTAGGTTTAGCAATTTCTAAAAAATTAGTTGAACTTATGAATGGAAATATCGCTGTCAAAAGTACCCTAGGTATGGGATCAGAATTTGTATTTAAAATCCCATTACTCATTTCTACCTCTGCTATTTTAGAAAATTCTCAACTCAAACAATCAAAAGAACAATTTCATAATTTAAAAGTTTTAATCGTAGATGATGTTCAAGAAAATTTGCTTATCGTAAAAAAATTCTTAGAAAAAGAAGTGTTTCGTATTTCTCTATCCTCAGGTGGTTATGAAGCCGTCACTATATTTGATGAGAATTTGTTTGATATTGTATTAATGGATATTCAAATGCCGACTTTAAATGGATTCGAATTACTAAAAATTTTCCGTAAAATAGACGCTGATCGATTTAAATTTACTCCCATAATAGCGTTTACGGCAAATGTAACTTTGGAGGAACAACGTGAAATAGAAGAGGCAGGATTTAATGGTTTTCTATCCAAACCTGTTTCAAAAAAAGATATATTCGATAAATTTATTGAAGTATTAAGATAA
- the aroC gene encoding chorismate synthase, translated as MPSSWGKIFRVSTYGESHGTSVGVVVDGVPAGLPFPEEEIQKDLTRRRPGQNDLTTPRDEKDRMVVESGVFQGKTTGSPILMKVNNQNTIGSDYDEMAHVFRPSHADYTYSEKYGHRAHVGGGRSSVRETIGRVAAAGLARVILERELGISTVGWVDSIGSIDSNISELEYPLSRDIVDNFPTRCPKQSANDEMEVLIRKLRDEGDSVGGVVKIAVRNLPPGLGDPVYDKLDADLAKAILSISACKGFEVGSGFSGTRQTGRVHNDEFYIEAGTGKVKTRTNNSGGIQGGISNGMDLILRAAFKPTSTIKLEQKTINDKKEETILKAKGRHDACVLPRAVPIVEAVVNLVLVDAYLYQRALQPKWFLKYANLDSIPEQ; from the coding sequence ATGCCTTCAAGTTGGGGAAAAATTTTCAGAGTGTCTACGTATGGTGAGTCCCACGGAACTTCCGTTGGTGTGGTTGTGGATGGAGTCCCAGCTGGTTTGCCTTTTCCAGAAGAAGAAATCCAAAAGGATTTAACTCGTCGTAGGCCAGGTCAAAATGATCTCACCACTCCACGAGATGAAAAGGATAGGATGGTTGTGGAATCTGGTGTGTTCCAAGGAAAAACAACAGGAAGTCCCATCCTCATGAAAGTGAACAACCAAAACACCATCGGTAGTGACTACGATGAAATGGCTCATGTGTTTCGGCCTTCCCATGCAGATTATACTTATTCAGAAAAATACGGTCACCGTGCCCATGTGGGTGGGGGACGGTCTTCGGTTCGAGAAACCATTGGCCGAGTTGCTGCGGCAGGTCTTGCTCGTGTGATCTTAGAACGCGAGTTAGGAATTTCAACTGTTGGTTGGGTTGACTCTATTGGGTCAATTGACTCTAACATTAGTGAATTGGAATATCCCCTTTCAAGAGATATTGTGGATAATTTTCCAACCAGATGCCCTAAACAATCAGCCAACGATGAAATGGAAGTTTTGATTCGTAAACTGCGAGATGAAGGAGATTCGGTTGGTGGGGTCGTAAAAATTGCTGTTCGTAATTTACCTCCAGGTCTTGGAGATCCCGTTTACGACAAGTTAGATGCCGATTTAGCAAAAGCAATTTTATCAATTTCTGCTTGTAAGGGATTTGAAGTGGGTTCAGGATTTTCTGGTACTCGCCAAACAGGAAGAGTTCACAACGATGAATTTTATATTGAAGCAGGAACTGGAAAAGTAAAAACAAGAACCAATAACTCTGGTGGAATCCAAGGTGGAATTTCTAACGGAATGGATTTGATTCTTCGAGCAGCATTCAAACCTACTTCTACCATCAAACTAGAACAAAAAACCATTAATGATAAAAAAGAAGAAACTATTTTAAAAGCGAAAGGTCGTCATGATGCTTGTGTTTTACCAAGAGCCGTTCCGATTGTGGAAGCAGTGGTAAATCTTGTCCTTGTGGATGCTTATCTTTACCAAAGAGCATTACAACCAAAATGGTTTTTGAAATATGCAAATTTAGATTCTATTCCAGAGCAATAA